Genomic window (Candidatus Tanganyikabacteria bacterium):
TCCTCGACCCGATGCTGGCGGACGGCCTCGGGATGCGCAAGCCCCCAGCGGTCCGCCCGGAGCGAGGCCAGATCACGTTCGCCGGACAGCAACCTGTCGAGAACGTCCCTGACGTACAGCCACACGTCCAGGTGGTGCCGATGGGCTGTGCTGACGATGGTCAAGAGGATGGCTGCCCGGTAGCCAGCCTCGACGCTGCCCACGAAAAGCCAGTTTTTTCGCCCGGTCGCCACTTGCTTCATCAACTGCTCGGTGAGGTTATTGTCGAACGGCACCCGCCCATCCGTCAGAAACACGCTCAGCGCGTCCCATTGGTTGTTCAGGTATCGAATCGCTTCCCCCAACCGGCTCTTCGGCAACACCCGTCTTGCCGCATCGCCGTCCAGCCAGGCTCGCATGGCCGCCCAGATCGGTGCACTCCGCTGGCGACGCATCGCCAGCACCTCCTCGGGGCTTTGCCCGCGCACCTGATCCTCGATATCGTACAGCTCCCGGTAACGGGCCAGGAGGACGCTCGCCTCCTGCGGATGGTACGGCCGGGCCTCGTACACGTAACGCCGGGCATGGGCATGGCAGGCCGCCCGCACCATGCGGCTCGCGCTGTCCAGCACGATCGAGTCGAATCCCGAGTAGCAGTCCCCCAACAACGTCCCCTGGTAGTGTGCCAGAAAATCCCGCGGGCCATCCCGATGGCGCGAGACCGTGAAGTCAAACACGTTGGCCGGATGGCTGTCCAGGCTCCGGTACGCCCACATCCGGGCCTTGATGTGCGGCTTGTGTTCCGCAAGTGCCTCCGAGAGCACTTGGTGGATCCGCTGCGACTTTGGGTCGCCCGGAATCGCGGCCGGGAGGTGTTGAGGGAGCAAAAGCTTAACGCCCGTCTCGTCCGTGCTCACCACCGGCGACTGACGCACGAAGTCGGCATAGTGCAGGTACAACGGTTCCAGCGTGTAGGCGGCGCTCGACAGGATGTTTAAGAGCGTGGACCGCTGCGGCATCCAGCCGCACCCGCCGAACCAGTCTTGCTGGCGATAGATCGGCATGTGGAAGCCGTTCTTTGCCACGATGATCTCGGCAGCCACGCTGGTGTCGTAACGATTCCCTTCCACGAGACTGTTGGGGCGCTCGGGTGAGGCCAGGCCGCACTCGGGGTGCTGCGGGCAGGCGAACTTGGGATACTTCGTGACCCGCACCCGCAACTTGGGACGCTCGAACTCCAAGGTCTCGGTCACGTCGTACCCCACGATCTCCCGCGGACCGTGCTCGGCGCATTGCTTGTCCGCTTCGGCCGCCGGAGCCTCGACCTCGTAACGCGGGAGATGCTCGGGCAGTTTCTCGTCGCGCGGCTTCTTCTTCTTGACCCGGCGGCGGACGGTGTACTCGATCGTGGCTTCTGCGTCCGCGGCGGCATCCGCCGCGCCCTCGGCGGCCGCCTCGTCACCGCGAAGATCCAGTTTCAACTGAGCCGGATCGTCGAACCGTTCGCGGCGATGCCCGGCCAGCAGCTTCTCGATCGTGAGATTGAGCTCCGCGTTTTCCTGGGACAGCTTCTCGCGGGCGGCT
Coding sequences:
- a CDS encoding IS66 family transposase; this encodes MQDAPSLPQDLSGCHALLSEQSAALVELQAAREKLSQENAELNLTIEKLLAGHRRERFDDPAQLKLDLRGDEAAAEGAADAAADAEATIEYTVRRRVKKKKPRDEKLPEHLPRYEVEAPAAEADKQCAEHGPREIVGYDVTETLEFERPKLRVRVTKYPKFACPQHPECGLASPERPNSLVEGNRYDTSVAAEIIVAKNGFHMPIYRQQDWFGGCGWMPQRSTLLNILSSAAYTLEPLYLHYADFVRQSPVVSTDETGVKLLLPQHLPAAIPGDPKSQRIHQVLSEALAEHKPHIKARMWAYRSLDSHPANVFDFTVSRHRDGPRDFLAHYQGTLLGDCYSGFDSIVLDSASRMVRAACHAHARRYVYEARPYHPQEASVLLARYRELYDIEDQVRGQSPEEVLAMRRQRSAPIWAAMRAWLDGDAARRVLPKSRLGEAIRYLNNQWDALSVFLTDGRVPFDNNLTEQLMKQVATGRKNWLFVGSVEAGYRAAILLTIVSTAHRHHLDVWLYVRDVLDRLLSGERDLASLRADRWGLAHPEAVRQHRVE